The Geothrix sp. genome has a window encoding:
- the uvrA gene encoding excinuclease ABC subunit UvrA, with protein MEHIHIKGAREHNLKNFDLSLPRNQLVVITGLSGSGKSSLAFDTLYAEGQRRYVESLSAYARQFLDQMEKPDVDSIEGLSPAISIEQKTTSKNPRSTVATVTEIYDYLRLLFARTGKPTCVACGKSIASQTIQEMADQILSQPEGAKLQLLAPVVRGRKGEYKKLLQDLMKRGYIRARVNGQMLDLTEGVPDLDKQKKHTIEVVIDRLKVSPSIQSRLADSLEIACNLAEGSALIDLNGTETLFSSKLACNNPKCARFGQGLPELEPRSFSFNTPYGACPTCDGLGFKRQFAEELIVPNPALSINEGAIQASGWKSVSEDGWRSQMLDQLARKAKFSLDTPWKKLPADIRRLLLHGTEKEMRFTYENKKNRYDFVHQFEGIVGNLERRYRETTSEEIRAELEESMRVVPCEACAGLRLKPEVLAVYVGGQNIAQVVAQSVRDARKWFADLALEGKEAVIAEKVLKEIRERLGFLDDVGLGYLTLDRSAATLSGGEGQRIRLATQIGSKLQGVLYVLDEPSIGLHQRDNLQLIRTLQEMRDLGNSVLVVEHDLETILAADHVVDMGPGAGEHGGQVVAQGTPDEISRTPGSVTGDFLSGRDAISVPRTRRKAKRGHLSVLGAEENNLKKVDADFPIGLFTCVTGVSGSGKSTLVNEILYKALANQLHQGVHIVGKHKAIKGLEAVDKVIDIDQAPIGRTPRSNPATYTGLFTPLRELFAQLPESKARGYAPGRYSFNVKGGRCEKCEGDGVLKIEMHFLPDVYVTCEQCKGKRYNRETLEIHYKGKSISDVLNLTVEEALELFAPIPVLANKLQTLMDVGLGYIRLGQSATTLSGGEAQRVKLGKELSKRPTGRTVYILDEPTTGLHLKDIQKLLEVVNRLVETGNTVIVIEHNLDVIKTADWILDLGPEGGGEGGRVIAVGTPEEVARKKTSVTGKYLAPYLK; from the coding sequence ATGGAACACATTCACATCAAGGGTGCCCGCGAGCACAACCTCAAGAACTTCGACCTCAGCCTGCCGAGGAACCAGCTGGTGGTGATCACGGGGCTGTCGGGCTCGGGCAAGTCCAGCCTCGCTTTCGACACGCTCTACGCCGAGGGCCAGCGGCGCTATGTGGAAAGCCTGTCGGCCTACGCCCGCCAGTTCCTCGACCAGATGGAAAAGCCCGATGTGGACAGCATCGAGGGCCTCTCGCCCGCCATCTCCATCGAGCAGAAGACCACCAGCAAGAACCCCCGCTCCACCGTGGCCACGGTGACGGAGATCTACGACTACCTGCGCCTGCTCTTCGCGCGCACGGGCAAGCCCACATGCGTGGCCTGCGGGAAGTCCATTGCCAGCCAGACCATCCAGGAGATGGCGGACCAGATCCTGAGCCAGCCCGAAGGTGCCAAGCTGCAGCTCCTGGCGCCCGTGGTGCGGGGCCGCAAGGGCGAGTACAAGAAGCTGCTCCAGGACCTCATGAAACGCGGCTACATCCGGGCCCGGGTCAACGGGCAGATGCTGGATCTCACTGAAGGCGTGCCTGATCTGGACAAGCAGAAGAAGCACACCATCGAGGTGGTCATCGACCGCCTGAAGGTGAGCCCCTCCATCCAGTCGCGGCTGGCCGACAGCCTGGAGATCGCGTGCAACCTGGCGGAAGGTTCAGCGCTGATCGATCTGAATGGGACCGAGACGCTCTTCTCCAGCAAGCTGGCCTGCAACAATCCGAAGTGCGCGAGGTTCGGCCAGGGTCTGCCTGAGCTGGAGCCGCGGTCCTTCTCCTTCAATACGCCGTACGGCGCCTGCCCCACCTGCGACGGCCTGGGCTTCAAGCGCCAGTTCGCGGAAGAGCTCATCGTTCCCAATCCGGCGCTTTCCATCAACGAAGGCGCCATCCAGGCCAGCGGCTGGAAGAGCGTGTCCGAGGATGGTTGGCGCTCGCAGATGCTGGACCAGCTGGCCCGCAAGGCGAAGTTCAGCCTGGATACGCCCTGGAAGAAGCTGCCTGCGGACATCCGGCGCCTGCTGCTGCATGGCACCGAGAAGGAGATGCGCTTCACCTACGAGAACAAAAAGAACCGCTACGACTTCGTCCACCAGTTCGAGGGCATCGTCGGCAACCTCGAGCGACGCTATCGCGAGACCACCAGCGAGGAGATCCGCGCGGAGCTGGAGGAGTCCATGCGCGTCGTCCCCTGCGAGGCCTGCGCGGGGCTGCGCCTGAAGCCCGAAGTGCTGGCGGTGTATGTGGGCGGACAGAACATCGCCCAGGTGGTCGCCCAGAGTGTGCGTGATGCCCGGAAGTGGTTCGCGGACCTGGCGCTGGAAGGCAAGGAGGCCGTCATCGCCGAGAAGGTGCTGAAGGAAATCCGCGAGCGATTGGGGTTCCTGGACGATGTGGGCCTCGGCTACCTCACGCTGGACCGCAGTGCGGCCACCCTGTCCGGCGGCGAGGGCCAGCGCATCCGCCTCGCCACGCAGATCGGCAGCAAGCTCCAGGGCGTGCTCTATGTGCTGGATGAACCCAGCATCGGCCTGCACCAGCGCGACAACCTGCAGCTCATCCGCACCCTCCAGGAGATGCGGGACCTGGGCAACTCCGTGCTGGTGGTGGAGCACGATCTGGAAACCATTCTCGCCGCCGATCATGTGGTGGACATGGGCCCAGGCGCCGGGGAGCACGGCGGCCAGGTGGTGGCCCAAGGTACGCCGGACGAGATCAGCCGCACGCCGGGATCCGTGACGGGCGACTTCCTGTCGGGCCGCGACGCCATCTCCGTGCCCCGTACCCGGCGCAAGGCCAAGCGCGGGCATCTGTCCGTGCTGGGCGCCGAGGAGAACAACCTCAAGAAGGTGGATGCGGATTTCCCCATCGGTCTCTTCACCTGCGTCACCGGCGTGAGCGGCTCGGGCAAGAGCACCCTGGTGAACGAGATCCTCTACAAGGCCCTGGCCAACCAGCTCCACCAGGGCGTGCACATCGTCGGGAAGCACAAGGCCATCAAGGGTCTGGAGGCCGTGGACAAGGTCATCGACATCGACCAGGCGCCCATCGGCCGTACGCCCCGCAGCAACCCGGCCACCTACACGGGCCTCTTCACGCCGCTGCGGGAGCTCTTTGCCCAGTTGCCCGAGAGCAAGGCCCGCGGCTACGCGCCGGGCCGCTACAGCTTCAATGTGAAGGGCGGCCGCTGCGAGAAGTGCGAGGGCGACGGCGTCCTCAAGATCGAGATGCACTTCCTCCCGGATGTGTATGTGACCTGCGAGCAGTGCAAGGGCAAGCGCTACAACCGCGAGACGCTGGAAATCCACTACAAGGGCAAGAGCATCTCCGATGTGCTGAACCTGACCGTGGAAGAGGCGCTGGAGCTGTTCGCTCCCATTCCGGTGCTGGCCAACAAGCTGCAGACCCTCATGGATGTGGGGCTGGGCTACATCCGCCTGGGCCAGAGCGCCACCACGCTGTCGGGGGGCGAGGCGCAGCGCGTGAAGCTGGGTAAGGAGCTGAGCAAGCGCCCCACGGGCCGCACGGTCTACATCCTGGACGAACCCACCACGGGCCTGCATCTGAAGGACATCCAGAAGCTGCTGGAAGTGGTCAACCGGCTCGTGGAGACCGGCAACACGGTCATCGTCATCGAGCACAACCTCGATGTGATCAAGACCGCCGACTGGATCCTCGACCTCGGTCCCGAGGGCGGCGGCGAAGGTGGCCGCGTCATCGCCGTGGGCACGCCCGAGGAAGTGGCGCGGAAGAAGACCAGCGTGACGGGGAAGTACCTGGCGCCCTATTTGAAGTGA
- a CDS encoding TMEM165/GDT1 family protein, giving the protein MNRSLFWTTFATVFLAEVGDKTQLAAMTATVRSGQIWTVFLAASAALVCATAIGVALGGVLFRYIPEAAIKWAAGCAFIAVGLWVLIKG; this is encoded by the coding sequence ATGAACCGCTCCCTCTTCTGGACCACCTTCGCCACCGTATTTCTCGCGGAAGTGGGCGACAAGACTCAGCTGGCGGCCATGACGGCCACCGTGCGCAGCGGCCAGATCTGGACCGTGTTTCTCGCCGCCAGCGCGGCCCTGGTCTGCGCCACGGCCATCGGCGTGGCCCTGGGCGGCGTCCTGTTCCGCTACATCCCGGAGGCCGCCATCAAGTGGGCCGCAGGATGCGCCTTCATTGCGGTGGGTCTGTGGGTGCTGATCAAGGGCTGA
- a CDS encoding flagellar assembly protein FliW has product MTTTDDGILLTFPKGLLGFPQLTTFRLFEPRDGYPLKFLQSVESPEIAFTCLDPAGIQEDYAVPLGDEDAEALGLEVPEDALILTLVVIPEDPRRMTTNLAGPLVVNVKTRVGFQIALNAEKYPLRFPILPQD; this is encoded by the coding sequence ATGACCACGACCGATGACGGCATCCTCCTCACCTTTCCCAAGGGTCTCCTGGGCTTCCCCCAGCTGACGACCTTCCGGCTCTTCGAGCCCCGGGACGGCTACCCCCTGAAGTTCCTCCAGTCCGTGGAGTCTCCGGAGATCGCCTTCACCTGCCTGGATCCGGCGGGCATCCAGGAGGACTACGCCGTGCCCCTGGGCGACGAAGACGCCGAAGCCCTGGGCCTTGAGGTCCCGGAGGACGCCCTGATCCTGACCCTCGTGGTGATTCCCGAGGATCCCCGGCGGATGACCACGAACCTGGCCGGGCCCCTGGTCGTCAATGTGAAGACCCGCGTGGGCTTCCAGATCGCGCTGAACGCCGAGAAATACCCCCTGCGATTCCCGATCCTCCCCCAGGACTGA
- a CDS encoding class I SAM-dependent methyltransferase produces the protein MSHLTCRICGSPLELSLVDLGTSPLANAYLRPEDLERSEVYHPLHPRVCESCWLIQLPAFETPEALFGHYLYFSSFSDAWLAHGRALATEAIRDLGLDTRSRVVEVASNDGYLLQYFKEAGVPVLGIEPAANVAQAAAAKGIPTLTRFFGTELGEELAQSGRQADLLLGLNVLAHVPDLHDFTEGLRRALAPRGTLVLEFPHLLELIQGLQFDTIYHEHFSYLSLLVVERLFAEHGLAVFDVQRLSTHGGSLRIHGCGSADPRAAHPSERLRLLRRLEHEAGLDRKEGYAGFQARVWDLKNALLTFLIDQKRAGRVVGAYGAPAKGNTFLNFAGIGPDLIPFTVDRSPHKQGRFLPGSRIPILAPEAVAARRPDFLLILPWNLREEIREQMGHIRGWGGRFVTAVPRLEVMA, from the coding sequence ATGAGCCACCTGACCTGCCGCATCTGCGGCTCACCCCTCGAGTTGAGCTTGGTGGATCTGGGTACGAGCCCTTTGGCCAACGCTTACCTCAGGCCGGAGGACCTGGAACGGTCCGAGGTGTACCACCCTTTGCATCCGCGGGTTTGCGAGTCCTGCTGGCTGATCCAGCTCCCCGCCTTCGAGACACCCGAGGCCCTGTTCGGGCACTACCTGTATTTCTCCTCCTTCTCGGATGCGTGGCTTGCTCATGGTCGTGCCCTGGCCACCGAGGCCATCCGGGACCTCGGACTGGACACCCGGAGCCGCGTGGTCGAGGTCGCCAGCAACGACGGGTACCTGCTCCAGTATTTCAAAGAGGCGGGAGTCCCGGTCCTCGGCATCGAGCCCGCCGCCAATGTGGCCCAGGCCGCCGCGGCCAAGGGTATTCCGACGCTGACCCGGTTCTTTGGGACCGAGCTCGGCGAGGAGCTGGCGCAGTCGGGGCGTCAGGCCGATCTCCTGCTGGGCCTCAATGTCCTGGCCCATGTCCCGGACCTGCATGATTTCACGGAGGGCCTGCGCCGGGCCCTGGCGCCCCGGGGCACGCTGGTCCTGGAATTTCCCCACCTGTTGGAGCTGATTCAGGGCCTCCAATTCGACACGATCTACCACGAACACTTCAGCTATCTGAGCCTGCTGGTCGTGGAGCGGCTCTTTGCGGAACATGGGCTGGCTGTCTTCGATGTGCAGCGTCTCTCCACCCATGGGGGGTCTCTCCGCATCCACGGATGCGGCTCTGCTGATCCCCGGGCCGCCCATCCCTCTGAGCGGTTGCGCCTCCTGAGGCGGCTGGAGCACGAGGCCGGTCTCGACCGGAAGGAAGGCTACGCGGGATTCCAGGCGCGGGTGTGGGACCTGAAGAACGCCTTGCTCACCTTTCTCATCGACCAGAAACGCGCGGGGCGAGTGGTCGGGGCCTACGGGGCTCCAGCCAAGGGAAACACCTTCCTGAATTTTGCCGGGATCGGACCGGATCTGATCCCTTTCACGGTGGACCGGAGTCCGCACAAACAGGGCCGATTCCTTCCGGGAAGCCGCATCCCCATCCTGGCACCCGAGGCCGTGGCTGCCCGGCGGCCGGATTTTCTGCTCATCCTCCCCTGGAACCTCCGAGAGGAGATCCGCGAGCAGATGGGCCACATCCGCGGGTGGGGAGGGCGTTTCGTGACCGCCGTCCCCCGGCTGGAGGTAATGGCGTGA
- the rfbG gene encoding CDP-glucose 4,6-dehydratase: MDLGEAYRGKRVLLTGHTGFKGAWLVLWLRRLGAEVGAVALPPGTEPNLWSALGLEKEVRSEYADIRDSGRLRALVDTFRPELVFHLAAQALVLPSYEDPVGTFATNLMGTVNLLEACRHQPSIRAMVVVTSDKCYRQPGRRPFREDDPLGGEDPYSASKACAELATAAYRHSYFQEGVGLATVRAGNVIGGGDWAAHRLVPDLVRAFQQGRTPGIRRPEARRPWQHVLDPLDGYLRLGAKLAAEPGPWSGPWNVGPTPEQAWTVAQVADACCRAWGGTASWIREDTPSGLEAERLELDGSRIQERLGWTPRWTVEAAIERSVRWYRAFADGVPARVLCETDLEARG, translated from the coding sequence ATGGATTTGGGCGAAGCCTACCGCGGCAAGCGCGTCCTGCTGACTGGGCACACCGGGTTCAAGGGGGCTTGGCTGGTCCTCTGGCTGCGGCGCCTGGGGGCGGAAGTCGGGGCGGTCGCCCTGCCCCCGGGCACCGAGCCGAACCTCTGGTCCGCCCTCGGCCTCGAGAAGGAGGTGCGCTCGGAGTATGCAGACATCCGCGATTCCGGACGGCTGCGGGCCCTGGTGGACACCTTCCGTCCGGAACTCGTCTTCCACTTGGCGGCCCAGGCCCTCGTGCTTCCTTCCTACGAAGATCCCGTGGGCACCTTCGCCACCAACCTCATGGGCACGGTGAATCTCCTGGAAGCCTGCCGCCACCAGCCCTCCATCCGGGCCATGGTGGTCGTGACCAGCGACAAGTGTTACCGCCAACCCGGGAGGCGCCCGTTCCGCGAGGACGATCCCCTGGGTGGGGAGGATCCCTACAGCGCCTCCAAAGCCTGTGCCGAACTCGCCACGGCCGCTTATCGCCATTCCTATTTCCAGGAGGGGGTCGGCCTCGCCACGGTCCGGGCAGGCAATGTCATCGGAGGCGGCGACTGGGCGGCCCACCGGTTGGTCCCGGACCTCGTGCGCGCCTTCCAGCAGGGGAGGACCCCCGGGATCCGGCGGCCTGAAGCCCGGCGGCCCTGGCAGCATGTCCTGGATCCCCTGGATGGCTACCTGCGCCTCGGGGCCAAGCTGGCGGCTGAGCCGGGACCCTGGTCCGGGCCCTGGAATGTCGGCCCCACCCCGGAGCAGGCCTGGACGGTGGCCCAAGTCGCCGATGCCTGCTGCCGGGCTTGGGGGGGGACGGCGAGCTGGATTCGGGAAGATACTCCCTCTGGGCTGGAGGCGGAGCGGCTGGAACTCGACGGTTCCCGGATCCAGGAACGGCTGGGTTGGACGCCGCGATGGACCGTGGAAGCGGCGATTGAGCGGAGCGTCCGATGGTACCGGGCCTTCGCGGATGGGGTGCCAGCGCGCGTCCTTTGCGAAACCGATCTGGAGGCCCGCGGATGA
- a CDS encoding thiol-disulfide oxidoreductase DCC family protein produces MGADQGLTSGPAPGPASGPIRLFYDGGCGFCHAAVRFIARRDAAGCIRFAPLGGATFQRQIPEMDRRNLPDSLVVLSPEGRAFVRSDAVIHLLRALGGTWAVGGRLLAVVPRPLRDGGYNLVARFRAHLFRPPEGVCPRLPPALLDRFDP; encoded by the coding sequence GTGGGTGCTGATCAAGGGCTGACCTCCGGGCCCGCTCCCGGACCTGCTTCAGGCCCGATCCGCCTCTTCTACGACGGTGGCTGCGGCTTCTGCCATGCGGCGGTGCGCTTCATCGCCCGGCGCGATGCGGCAGGCTGCATTCGGTTCGCCCCCCTGGGGGGAGCCACCTTCCAGCGACAGATTCCCGAGATGGATCGCCGGAACCTGCCGGACAGCCTGGTGGTGCTTTCCCCGGAGGGCCGCGCCTTTGTGCGCTCGGACGCCGTGATCCACCTTCTGCGGGCCCTGGGCGGCACCTGGGCGGTGGGAGGCCGCCTGCTGGCGGTCGTTCCCCGGCCCCTCCGGGACGGCGGGTACAACCTGGTCGCCCGCTTCCGCGCACACCTGTTCCGGCCGCCGGAAGGGGTCTGCCCCCGCCTGCCTCCCGCGCTCCTGGACCGCTTTGATCCTTAG
- a CDS encoding metallophosphoesterase, translating into MPFLISLVLIFLVQWLHLRLLRLEVAAPYRRWLPWILGLIHVPLVLFAGFRILGLGGHGALPWLRTLARGGFYFQAFTVLHLLAGMLAEGTWRFWRRNRPEEPGAEVGDGAVDLSRRAFLQTAALASTGAAVALGAGGARQAYGDPEITRRALGFPDLPEGLDGLRIAHLSDLHAGPLVSPSLLRRWRELTERERPDLLLFTGDLVDSRPDELEPLLEAFRGFSPPLGTFAILGNHDYFDDPRPIWRDLEAEGIRCLENASTLIRRDGATLALLGLQDPMARNGRFRRMVFGPGPRPAEAARDLPAEAFRICMNHRPSEWERALEAGARLTLSGHTHGGQINPIPGFSSAHLIGPRTDGLYRQGDDLLYVSRGLGVVGLPIRIAAPPEIAILTLRRGPAAPGTRP; encoded by the coding sequence ATGCCCTTCCTGATCTCGCTCGTCCTCATCTTCCTGGTCCAGTGGCTGCACTTGCGGCTGCTGCGCCTGGAGGTGGCCGCCCCCTACCGGCGCTGGCTGCCGTGGATTCTGGGCCTGATCCATGTGCCCCTCGTGCTCTTCGCGGGCTTCCGCATCCTGGGGCTGGGCGGCCATGGCGCCCTGCCGTGGCTGCGAACCCTGGCCCGGGGGGGCTTCTACTTCCAGGCCTTCACGGTCCTGCACCTGCTGGCCGGCATGCTGGCCGAGGGTACCTGGCGGTTCTGGCGAAGGAACCGCCCAGAGGAACCCGGCGCAGAGGTCGGCGACGGCGCCGTGGACCTGAGCCGCCGAGCCTTCCTGCAGACCGCCGCCCTGGCGAGCACGGGCGCCGCCGTGGCCCTGGGGGCCGGAGGCGCGCGGCAGGCCTACGGCGACCCCGAGATCACCCGCCGGGCCCTCGGCTTTCCGGACCTGCCTGAGGGACTGGATGGCCTCCGCATCGCCCACCTCAGCGACCTCCACGCCGGCCCCCTGGTGAGCCCGAGCCTCCTCCGCCGCTGGCGGGAGCTGACCGAGCGCGAGCGGCCGGACCTGCTGCTCTTCACGGGCGATCTCGTCGACAGCCGCCCCGACGAACTGGAACCGCTGCTGGAGGCCTTCCGCGGCTTCTCTCCGCCGCTGGGTACCTTCGCGATCCTGGGCAACCACGACTACTTCGACGATCCGCGTCCCATCTGGCGGGATCTGGAAGCCGAGGGCATCCGCTGCCTGGAGAACGCCTCGACGCTGATTCGGCGCGACGGGGCCACCCTCGCCCTCCTCGGCCTCCAGGATCCGATGGCGCGGAACGGACGCTTCCGCCGCATGGTCTTCGGCCCCGGGCCGCGCCCCGCCGAAGCGGCCCGGGACCTGCCCGCCGAGGCCTTCCGCATCTGCATGAACCACCGCCCCAGCGAGTGGGAGCGCGCGCTGGAAGCCGGCGCCCGCCTCACGCTCTCGGGCCACACCCACGGGGGCCAGATCAACCCCATCCCCGGCTTCAGCAGCGCGCACCTCATCGGCCCCCGCACGGACGGGCTCTACCGCCAAGGGGATGACCTGCTCTATGTAAGCCGCGGGCTCGGGGTGGTGGGCCTGCCCATCCGCATCGCCGCACCTCCGGAGATCGCGATCCTCACGCTGCGGCGGGGGCCGGCGGCGCCCGGGACCAGACCCTAA
- the rfbF gene encoding glucose-1-phosphate cytidylyltransferase, with amino-acid sequence MQAVILCGGKGTRLREETEFKPKPMIRVGDQPILWHIQKHFATHGVSDFVLCMGYKAELIRDYFLNYDLNHSDVLLELGTKHVVPLEAGYEERNWRIWMVDTGQETNTGGRLKRIQKYIQGPTFLATYGDGVADVDIPRLLAFHASHGKLATVTAVRPSSRFGELGLSGDSVTLFAEKPQVREGWINGGFFVFQREVLDLIEGDEDSLELGLLRKLSERDELRAYFHEGFWQCMDTYREMELLQDLWHSGHAPWKTW; translated from the coding sequence ATGCAGGCCGTGATTCTTTGTGGGGGGAAGGGCACGCGCCTTCGGGAAGAGACCGAATTCAAACCGAAACCCATGATCCGCGTGGGTGACCAGCCGATCCTCTGGCACATCCAGAAGCACTTCGCGACCCACGGGGTCAGTGACTTCGTCCTGTGCATGGGGTACAAGGCCGAGCTGATTCGGGACTATTTCCTGAACTACGATCTCAACCATTCCGATGTGTTGCTCGAGCTGGGCACGAAGCATGTGGTGCCGCTGGAGGCCGGGTACGAGGAAAGGAACTGGCGGATCTGGATGGTGGACACCGGGCAGGAGACCAATACGGGCGGGCGCCTGAAGCGCATCCAGAAATACATCCAGGGGCCGACCTTCCTGGCAACCTACGGTGACGGCGTGGCCGATGTGGATATTCCCCGACTCCTGGCCTTCCATGCCTCGCATGGGAAGTTAGCGACGGTGACGGCTGTGCGTCCCAGCTCCCGATTCGGCGAACTGGGCCTGTCGGGCGACAGCGTCACCCTCTTTGCGGAAAAGCCCCAGGTGCGGGAGGGGTGGATCAACGGCGGCTTCTTCGTCTTCCAGCGGGAAGTCCTCGATCTCATCGAGGGAGACGAGGACTCTCTGGAATTGGGCCTCCTGAGGAAGCTGTCGGAGCGGGACGAGCTCCGGGCCTACTTCCACGAGGGATTCTGGCAGTGCATGGACACCTACCGGGAAATGGAGCTGCTCCAGGATCTGTGGCATTCGGGGCATGCTCCCTGGAAGACCTGGTGA
- the mutL gene encoding DNA mismatch repair endonuclease MutL yields the protein MSRIRILPDQVANQIAAGEVVERPSSVLKELVENALDAGARRIEVAWEEGGKRFLEVADDGSGMARDDLYLALERHATSKVRTAEDLGHLASFGFRGEALPSIASVSRFDLTSAESEGAGHRLRCEFGVIKEVAPVSRSRGTTVAVRDLFAQLPARRRFLKSTDTEHAQLWGAVARLALSSPGVHWTIRPDRGAPLVLPPVDDPGQRLAPLLGEKLGRLVPFVNGERPWRLRGFVSPPDLSFRDRNHLYLFVNGRAVRDRLLLAALSEAWSGTFAKGSYPAAVLFLELPPEAVDVNVHPTKAEVRFREPQRIFAWVRGGAEEAWAKLRGGLASVLELPPKPLEAEFELDPSRRLVPQHPRLWSDHSGGALGGYRALEEAFGTPPSDAVYAYEPAPSGVAEGPDSEAGIRYLGAFQRTYLLAEITGPAGPELWIVDQHVAHERVLFEQLFLRRHAPAIQPLMPPQVVQLGPEALARLLPFLAELAAAGVEVDPFGADALVVRGLPDFLVDRDPQALLEDLLARLEREGRVDLDAFRRDLNAELACRAAIKKHHALPPDLALGLIQDLLACEVPNTCPHGRPIIKKLTLEDLERSFGRRL from the coding sequence ATGTCCCGCATCCGGATCCTGCCCGACCAGGTGGCCAACCAGATCGCCGCCGGGGAGGTGGTGGAGCGACCCAGCTCGGTGTTGAAGGAGCTGGTGGAGAATGCCCTGGATGCCGGCGCGCGCCGCATTGAAGTGGCCTGGGAGGAGGGTGGCAAGCGCTTCCTGGAGGTGGCGGACGATGGCTCGGGCATGGCCCGGGATGACCTGTACCTGGCCCTGGAGCGCCACGCCACCAGCAAGGTGCGCACCGCGGAGGATCTGGGGCACCTGGCCAGTTTCGGGTTTCGTGGCGAGGCCCTGCCCAGCATCGCCAGCGTCAGCCGCTTCGACCTCACGAGCGCGGAATCCGAGGGTGCGGGCCACCGTCTTCGCTGCGAATTCGGCGTCATCAAGGAGGTGGCGCCGGTCTCCCGCAGCCGAGGCACCACCGTGGCCGTGCGCGACCTGTTCGCCCAGCTGCCGGCGCGGCGCCGCTTCCTGAAGTCCACGGATACGGAACACGCCCAGCTCTGGGGCGCCGTGGCGCGGCTGGCCCTGAGCTCGCCCGGGGTCCACTGGACCATCCGCCCGGATCGCGGCGCGCCCCTGGTGCTGCCGCCCGTGGACGACCCGGGGCAGCGCCTGGCGCCGCTCCTGGGCGAGAAGCTGGGCCGCCTGGTGCCCTTCGTGAACGGAGAACGCCCCTGGCGTCTGCGGGGCTTCGTGTCGCCGCCGGATCTCAGCTTCCGCGACCGCAACCACCTCTACCTCTTCGTGAATGGCCGGGCCGTGCGGGATCGCCTTCTGCTGGCGGCGCTCTCCGAGGCCTGGTCCGGCACCTTCGCCAAGGGCTCGTACCCGGCGGCCGTGCTCTTCCTGGAGCTGCCTCCCGAGGCGGTGGATGTGAATGTGCATCCCACCAAGGCTGAGGTGCGCTTCCGCGAACCCCAGCGCATCTTCGCCTGGGTGCGGGGAGGCGCCGAGGAGGCCTGGGCGAAACTGCGTGGCGGATTGGCGTCGGTGCTGGAGCTGCCGCCCAAGCCCCTGGAGGCCGAGTTCGAGCTGGACCCTTCGCGCCGGCTGGTGCCCCAGCATCCGCGGCTCTGGTCCGATCATTCGGGGGGAGCCCTCGGGGGGTACCGGGCCCTGGAGGAGGCCTTCGGCACGCCACCGTCGGACGCCGTCTATGCCTACGAACCGGCGCCCTCGGGCGTGGCGGAGGGCCCGGATTCAGAGGCGGGCATCCGGTACCTGGGGGCCTTCCAGCGGACCTACCTGCTGGCGGAGATCACTGGCCCTGCGGGGCCCGAACTCTGGATCGTGGATCAGCATGTGGCCCATGAACGGGTGCTCTTCGAGCAGCTCTTTCTGCGCCGCCATGCGCCCGCCATCCAGCCCCTGATGCCGCCCCAGGTCGTGCAATTGGGGCCGGAAGCGCTGGCCCGCCTCCTGCCCTTCCTGGCGGAACTGGCCGCTGCGGGCGTGGAGGTCGATCCGTTTGGGGCCGATGCCCTGGTCGTGCGCGGCCTGCCGGATTTCCTGGTGGATCGCGACCCGCAGGCCCTGCTGGAGGATCTGCTGGCCCGGCTGGAGCGGGAAGGGCGCGTGGACCTCGACGCGTTCCGCCGCGACCTCAACGCCGAACTGGCCTGCCGCGCCGCCATCAAGAAGCACCACGCACTGCCGCCCGATCTGGCCCTGGGCCTCATCCAGGACCTCCTCGCCTGCGAAGTCCCCAACACCTGCCCCCACGGCCGGCCGATCATCAAGAAACTGACCCTGGAGGACCTGGAGCGGAGCTTCGGGCGGAGGCTTTGA
- a CDS encoding YjfB family protein produces MDITLAAISAQKQLQTQNEVVVSVLKKVIDIQAEQGADMAKLVAQAGGTGQRVDLYA; encoded by the coding sequence GTGGACATCACCCTCGCCGCCATCTCCGCCCAGAAGCAGCTCCAGACCCAGAACGAGGTCGTCGTCAGCGTGCTCAAGAAGGTCATCGACATCCAGGCCGAGCAGGGGGCCGACATGGCCAAGCTGGTGGCCCAGGCGGGCGGCACCGGACAGCGGGTCGATCTCTACGCCTGA
- the csrA gene encoding carbon storage regulator CsrA, whose protein sequence is MLVITRKPDQSIVIGGEVEVIVLGITKEGVRLGIKAPRSVQVHRREVFEAIAAENKAATEARIPVQDAAALLRAAQVRKPRAR, encoded by the coding sequence ATGCTCGTCATCACGAGGAAGCCGGATCAATCCATCGTCATCGGGGGCGAGGTGGAGGTCATCGTCCTCGGCATCACGAAGGAAGGCGTCCGCCTGGGCATCAAGGCCCCACGAAGCGTTCAAGTCCACCGACGCGAAGTGTTTGAAGCCATTGCAGCCGAGAACAAGGCCGCCACCGAGGCCCGGATCCCGGTCCAGGACGCCGCGGCCCTCCTCCGGGCCGCTCAAGTCCGCAAGCCAAGGGCCCGATAA